DNA from Rosa rugosa chromosome 6, drRosRugo1.1, whole genome shotgun sequence:
CTTTATCACTAGGTCTATCAACCAATTCCTAAGTGGAATTTTTCTCAATTACTGCAATTTCATCTGCCATTGCTTTTTGTCATGCTCCATCTTTTACAGCTTCTTCAAAGCATTTGGGTTCTACCACACAGTAATTACAAGTGGCATACACATCACTTAGACTTCTCATTCTCAAAGGTGTTGAACTTTGACTGGAGGTCTGTGATTGTGCTGACGGGAAACTTACATATGCAGGTTGAGTAGGTGTAATTGGAGTGACTAGTTCTGTATTTGCGTCATCTTCTTCCTAATTGACGTTTTCATTTGTAGGAATTGTCGCATAATGCTCCGAACTTGTCTCCAAAATTCCAGGATGATTTCTCATTGAAGATCACATATCTAGAAATCACTATATTCTTTGTCTTCAAGTTGAACAATCTGTAGCCTTTTGTACAATTACTATATCCTAGAAAGATACACTTGTTACTTGATTCTTAAAACTTGTGTCTGAGTTAGTTAGGCACATGAGCGTAGCAAATTGAACCAAACATCTTGAAATGATTCACCGAGTGTTTTGTTCCGCTAAAAGCTTCAAATGGAGTTATTTTCTCCAATGCTTTTGTAGGACACCTATTTAGCAGCTAAACTGCTATAATTGCAGCTTCTCTGCAGAAATCGTAAGGCATTTTCTTCTCATGCAACATGGACTTTTCCATTTCAACAATTGTCCTGTTTTTCCTCTCAGCACTTTATTTTCTTGAGGAGTATATGTAGCTGGGAGTTGCCTTTCAAGTCCGATGTCTTCATAGAACTTACCAAACTCATGTGAGGTATACTCACCACCTCTGTCACTTCTCAATTTCTTTATTTGAAACCCACTTTGCTTTTCGACCATTGTCTTGAACTTCTTAAACACTGTGAATACTTCTGATTTTTGTCTAAGAAAGTATAACCACACCATTCTAGTGCAATTGTCAATGAATTAGGAAATACCTGTTTCCAGCGTGAGTTGCAATTTTCATGGTTCCGCATACATCTGAATGGATGAGTTCTAAGGGTTTGGATGCTCTCTACACTTTCTCCTTTGGAAATGCTTCTTTATGTTGCTTACCAATTGCACAACCTTCGCATATCTCATTTGCTTCATGGATTGATGGTAGCCCGTAAACCATATTCTGTTGCTGCAATTGCTTTAGGCTTTGGAGATTCAAATGTCCAAATCTCTTATGCCATAGCTAAGTAGAATCTACAACATCCACCTTCAAATCAATGTGATCGAAATACTTGAGGGTAAGTGGAAAACTTCTATTCCTTGTCTTTTTGACCCATACAACAAGATTCTTGAACTTTCTATCATCATAGATGTCGACTTCATTGTCACTAAACAACAAGAAATACCCATGTCCCATCATTTGTCCTACACTCAGCAAGTTTTGGTTCAATCCCGAAACCAACATTAATTCTCTTATATACCTTTTCCCTTTCTTGGTTTCAATTGCAAGTGTACCCCTGTCAGTTGCTTGAACCAAGGCTCCATTTCCCATTTTCATTCGGGCTGTTATGGAGGTATCAAGAGATCAATGAGGAGAGACCTATCTGCTGTCATGTGATTGCTGCACCCACTATCTATATACCAGACATTATCATCCGTTTGCATCGTTGCAGCTTGACATGCAAAGAATAGGTTTCCATCTGCATCTGCTTGCTTTGCTTCTACTTACTCAATATAGTTGGCTTGTTGGTTTCTTTTGTAGTTGTAATCCTTCTGTACATGGCCAAAATGGTCGCAATTTGAGCACTTTGGCTTCCATTTGAACCAACAGACTCCATGATGGTACTTTTTACAAATTTCGCATTGTGATTGAGAAGAAGTAGTGTTGTTTGCATAATTTTGCTTCACTTCAGCATTACTTTTTCCTTCCCATTTATTGTTCTTCCCTTTCTAACTCCTCTTGGGCTTGGACTGATTAGATTGACTATCTCTTGAACCGATGGCAAGAGTTTGAAATGCACTCTGTTGCATTCTCAGCATGTCTGTCTAATCGCTGATCAAAAGCTTTGATTGACCCTATAATGTCTTGAATTCCTGTTGTTTCCATGTCTTTGGTTTCTATAAGAACCGAAACTATAGGATCATATTTTGGGGTTAAGCTTATGAGTATTTTCTGCACAACTTTTCTACTTGGTAAATCTTCTCCATAGCTTTTCATTTGATTCATAACATCAGACAATCTAGTAAAGTAATCTTTAAGCAATTCATCATCTTTCATTCTTGTGTATTCAAAATCACGCCTTATAGATTTTAACTTTACAGATCTTACCTTGGGATCTCCTCTGAATTCTTCCTGCAGCACCTCCCAAGTTGTCTTTGCTGTCTCTTCATAAGAGATTTTTGGGAATATCTCATCTGACACTGCATTTTGCATCTTTTATGATGTTGTCCTTCAATATTTGCTTCTAGGCTGCTGATAACTACGATGTATCTTCTGGGATCTTGAACCCTTCTTCAACAAAACTCCATAATCATGAGATTTGATAAAGGTTCTCATTTTGATTCTCCAGAAATCATAGTTATCACCCGTGAAGAttggagtgtgaatttcaccgCTGCTACTCGACCCAGCTATAATTTCGCTGTAATCGAATATGGGATTTCACAATTGAAATCTCCCTGTTGCAATCGCAATGCCCAGATCTGGATAAAAAAtgaagctctgataccatgttagatATTGTGTTTTTGGATAGAGAAAAAACTGAGAATGGCTATACGTTGTAGCTTTTGTTCTATTTCTCAATTCTCATATTTACATCTCATAATGTGGTGACCAAAGGATATAACCTTAATGCAACACCGTATGTGCAATCGCAGCCATACATGTGGCAGTTGATCAGATCACACACGTGTCCACATCAATAAATTACAATTAAATAACAAAGGAAGTAATTTAATATTTAACGATCAAAAGAAGTATTTTGGAAATGAGATTGAGCAGTCTGCCACTTTGATCCAGATTGCATATGCATATGCATATAATGTTTACTAGACCAATTGAACAACCTTCTAGGTGTTTTACTCAATATGAAACCATAGTCCAGTGGACTAAAGTTAAAGTGAAAGCCTGATAAAGAGAGTTACTGACATCACGGTTACCAAGGTGATCAACTCATATATTCaaattccaaaagaaaatggaacaaACCCATTTCTAAAATTGCATTAAGTAATGGCACTATAACCACCCAGCAAAGTGTTCATTCTGCAacctttattatttttttggtcaatgaTTGTATTAGAAGATCCAAAGGATCAAGCAAAATACAAGAGGTACATAAGACCCCAGCAAAAGAGGCACATAGGCCCAGATAAAGAGACACATAGGCCCAGCAAATGAGGCACATAGGCCCAGTAAACATAAAATAAAGCCCACAAAGGGTCAAACCCAGCTACAAGCCAAAAGCccaaagaaaaattacaaaccctaatcctatcaaacagccACCGAATCCGCTGCCGCAAAGAAATACCACCGCCGAATTCATACTGCTCCATGAACAGAAGCCACCACCGTAGAACCAAATCATGCCACCTCCTCCACCTGTTGGAACACACACAGGGCTCAAGAACGCCCAAGAGAAACAAAGTAACCATAGAGGGTGTGATTGCCAAAGCAATCTGGACAACCTCTTTAAAGTGGACAAAAATCCGCCAATGAGCGAAAGCTTGCCTAGATGTGGTGGAGAAGTAAGCAGATCTGGAAGCAACCATAGTCAATCCCGTCCAAAGAAAGCATGAGCAGATTTGGGGGTAGAACTCAGAGAGAAAATTTTGGTGACTAGAGAGAAAAATTGGTCTGTGGAGAAGGAGAAAACGAGGGATGGAGATGAGGTGAAGATGGTGGTGAACATGGAGTTTTCCATCACTGACAATCTCAGGTGAGGAAAGAGAGGAAGTTGGTAGATGATGAAGTGGGCAGATTTGGTCGAGAAAAGAAGTTGGgtgaaggtggagatggaggtgaaGGTGATGGGGGCAgtggtggaggtggtggcgAGTGGGGTGGGAGTGGACTCTCAAAATAATGGCAGATCTGGAGAAGACTTCTAGAGAGAAGGAGgaccctctctctctagaaatttTCTCTCACCGGTTTAGGTTTCAGTTGCAATCATTTGCAACCTTTATTAGAATGTGAGTCTTATCCTCTTACATACAGGAGAcacttgaaaaagaaaatagaaagccTAAGGTTGCCTCCTGGTCATGCCTTCAAGAAGATAagcttatcttcttctttttttgaataaagggctggtgtgcggctgctctcaagccttgattaatgaaactgtcgaatacaaggggggggggggggacattgagcctaaacccctgattacaataagcatctagagtatttcccgaaataatatcagaaatctctacagaaaacatgtattctaacaagcaccaactagcaaagaatgCTCtaatggctactccatttgctttgacaaagcggttacataacggaaagataactcgatatgtaactcgATTACAATGTAGTATAATTTCCATAAGCACAGCtatcctactatgttgccgccagaTGATAAATCCaacgacacttagcttcaccctgccactTGGTGGGAgtgaccatttgacgaagcaatgAACTTGCCGCCTACCTAAAgaagacaaggcactttgagtgcacacaca
Protein-coding regions in this window:
- the LOC133716406 gene encoding uncharacterized protein LOC133716406, which encodes MQNAVSDEIFPKISYEETAKTTWEVLQEEFRGDPKVRSVKLKSIRRDFEYTRMKDDELLKDYFTRLSDVMNQMKSYGEDLPSRKVVQKILISLTPKYDPIVSVLIETKDMETTGIQDIIGSIKAFDQRLDRHAENATECISNSCHRFKR